In Piscirickettsia litoralis, the following proteins share a genomic window:
- the csrA gene encoding carbon storage regulator CsrA, whose product MLVLTRKEDQAIFIGKDITVKVLSVLGNQVRIGIDAPQEVQIHRDDIKNKRPKPIKVAV is encoded by the coding sequence ATGTTAGTTTTGACGCGCAAAGAAGATCAAGCAATTTTCATCGGTAAGGACATCACGGTTAAGGTTTTGTCAGTATTGGGCAATCAAGTAAGAATCGGCATCGACGCACCGCAAGAGGTGCAAATTCATCGAGACGATATTAAAAATAAACGGCCTAAACCAATTAAGGTGGCTGTGTGA
- a CDS encoding AAA family ATPase encodes MPIVQIANSKGGVGKSTIACNLATALVHAGFSVVVADCDPQFSSSSWADERQDNGKVPSVDIVQKTGKVIPALRQLIKKYDFVVVDTAGHDSVEMRAALTVSDLTIVPFKPSQLDIDVLESMQELIENAQDAGNDKMKVGWMINMAAPNPRSKKLKETQSALNEADDFNLLKTVAHNRDAYVEAMSEGFGVVELKDKKAKAEMESLVKEILKLTGKKAVRHGIRAKKAVKTKKSA; translated from the coding sequence ATGCCAATTGTTCAAATAGCAAACTCTAAAGGTGGGGTTGGAAAGAGCACAATAGCTTGTAATTTGGCAACAGCGCTTGTTCATGCTGGATTTTCAGTTGTTGTTGCTGATTGTGATCCGCAATTTTCTTCTTCTAGCTGGGCGGATGAGAGGCAAGATAATGGCAAGGTGCCTAGTGTAGATATAGTTCAAAAAACAGGAAAAGTTATTCCTGCTCTGAGGCAATTAATAAAAAAATATGATTTTGTGGTTGTAGACACGGCAGGGCATGACTCTGTGGAAATGCGAGCGGCTTTAACTGTTTCTGATTTAACCATTGTTCCATTTAAACCAAGCCAGCTTGATATTGATGTATTAGAATCTATGCAAGAACTTATAGAAAATGCTCAAGATGCAGGTAATGACAAGATGAAAGTGGGGTGGATGATTAATATGGCGGCTCCAAACCCTCGCAGTAAAAAGCTAAAAGAAACCCAATCAGCATTGAATGAAGCAGATGATTTTAATTTACTTAAAACAGTCGCACATAACCGTGATGCTTATGTAGAAGCCATGTCTGAAGGCTTTGGTGTCGTGGAGTTAAAAGATAAAAAAGCAAAAGCTGAAATGGAAAGCTTAGTCAAAGAGATATTAAAATTAACTGGTAAAAAGGCAGTGCGTCATGGCATTAGAGCTAAAAAAGCGGTCAAAACAAAAAAATCAGCGTAA
- a CDS encoding ParB/RepB/Spo0J family partition protein, whose protein sequence is MALELKKRSKQKNQRKVNKSEFIYDFKGSEHLKEKFEGGDKWVDVNRCRVADIKIDRKSKDIENIKSLASSMLNKQQINACIVREASDGAYEIISGECRYEAAKSNKEPLLVRIIECSDEEAAKLIIAENEQRTDLTDYDKALAYIEYMEMFNIKSIRSFANDYNVSKTQAIRLFNVSKIPQELCDVLPMSELSAGQFEDIGKRVAKDKSQHVEYIEAFTKLAPKLGVTQVGSLDSGLSWKDFLARVDRKVNPPEKQPKKKVERYVFKSEKADLRYTDNGFVVKSKKLTRKQKEQIQEALDAIL, encoded by the coding sequence ATGGCATTAGAGCTAAAAAAGCGGTCAAAACAAAAAAATCAGCGTAAAGTCAATAAGAGTGAATTTATCTACGATTTCAAAGGGAGCGAACACCTAAAAGAAAAATTTGAAGGTGGTGATAAGTGGGTAGATGTTAATAGGTGCCGAGTTGCTGATATCAAGATAGACCGAAAGTCTAAGGACATTGAAAACATTAAGAGCTTAGCAAGTAGCATGCTTAACAAGCAACAGATTAATGCTTGTATTGTTCGTGAAGCGTCTGATGGTGCGTATGAGATTATTTCTGGTGAATGTCGTTATGAAGCTGCAAAATCAAATAAAGAACCTTTACTTGTTCGTATAATTGAGTGTAGCGATGAAGAAGCGGCAAAGCTGATTATCGCAGAAAATGAACAAAGAACGGACTTAACTGACTATGATAAAGCTCTTGCTTATATCGAGTACATGGAAATGTTTAATATTAAAAGTATCCGTTCATTTGCTAATGATTATAACGTTAGTAAGACTCAAGCAATAAGGCTATTTAATGTATCTAAAATACCACAAGAACTTTGTGATGTTTTGCCAATGAGCGAATTAAGTGCAGGGCAATTTGAGGATATAGGGAAACGCGTAGCTAAAGACAAATCACAACATGTTGAGTATATAGAAGCATTCACTAAATTAGCTCCAAAATTAGGAGTGACCCAAGTTGGGTCACTTGATTCTGGCTTAAGTTGGAAAGACTTCTTAGCCCGCGTAGACCGTAAGGTTAACCCTCCTGAGAAGCAACCTAAAAAGAAGGTTGAGCGCTATGTTTTTAAGTCTGAAAAGGCCGATTTAAGGTATACAGATAACGGTTTTGTTGTGAAGTCAAAGAAGCTCACTAGAAAGCAAAAAGAACAGATACAAGAAGCCTTAGACGCTATTTTATGA